Proteins from one Streptomyces genisteinicus genomic window:
- a CDS encoding phosphatase PAP2 family protein, producing the protein MPSPEPHESPEHPDSPETSRRPGAVTGAGATRRTRTASLAGSVLLAASALLTVLVVTAWEPLLAFDRSVTEDLHRSAVSEPAATRANRILTDWVWDPWTMRLLAAAVTVWLWRRGDRLLAVWIAGASALGAALQQTLKALVGRDRPQWPDPVDTAQFAAFPSGHAMTATLTCGLLLWLLHRDGVRGRARAWAVALAAVSVAGVGFTRVYLGVHWPSDVLGGWLLGAAVVAVAAASYERALAARRAKAAEEGRAVAAGPGGG; encoded by the coding sequence ATGCCCTCCCCCGAACCTCACGAGTCACCCGAGCACCCCGATTCCCCGGAGACGTCCCGTCGCCCCGGAGCCGTCACCGGCGCCGGGGCCACGCGCCGGACGCGGACGGCGAGCCTCGCCGGCAGCGTCCTGCTCGCGGCGTCGGCGCTGCTCACCGTGCTGGTCGTCACCGCATGGGAGCCGCTGCTCGCCTTCGACCGCTCGGTCACCGAGGACCTGCACCGGTCCGCGGTCAGCGAACCGGCGGCCACCCGCGCCAACCGGATCCTGACGGACTGGGTGTGGGACCCGTGGACGATGCGTCTGCTGGCCGCGGCCGTCACCGTGTGGCTCTGGCGGCGCGGCGACCGTCTGCTCGCCGTGTGGATCGCCGGCGCGAGCGCCCTGGGGGCCGCCCTCCAGCAGACGCTCAAGGCACTCGTCGGCCGCGACCGGCCCCAGTGGCCCGATCCCGTCGACACGGCCCAGTTCGCCGCCTTCCCCTCGGGGCACGCGATGACCGCCACGCTGACGTGCGGGCTGCTCCTGTGGCTGCTGCACCGCGACGGGGTGCGCGGACGGGCCCGGGCGTGGGCGGTGGCACTCGCGGCGGTGAGCGTGGCGGGGGTGGGCTTCACCCGCGTCTACCTGGGTGTGCACTGGCCGTCCGACGTGCTGGGCGGCTGGCTCCTCGGCGCCGCCGTCGTGGCGGTGGCGGCGGCCTCGTACGAACGCGCCCTGGCCGCCCGGCGGGCGAAGGCGGCGGAGGAGGGGCGAGCGGTGGCGGCCGGTCCCGGCGGAGGCTGA
- a CDS encoding NADH:flavin oxidoreductase/NADH oxidase yields the protein MSALFEPVTLRSLTVRNRVWMAPMCQYSAETAGPGTGVAGDWHFAHYAARATGGTGLVLVEATAVSPEGRISPADLGLWNDAQTEGLRRITAFLRSQGTVAGIQLAHAGRKASTDRPWKGGAPVGPDEEGWQPVGPSPLPFAEGHPVPDELTREQIAAITGQFADAARRALEAGFEVVEVHGAHGYLIGEFLSPHSNHRTDEYGGSFENRTRFALEVVDAVRAVWPAELPLLFRISATDWLDEGGWTADDTVRFAAELKEHGVDLLDVSTGGNASGVRIPTGPGYQVPFAARVRAETGLPVAAVGLITDPAQAEKILANGEADAVFLGRELLRNPFWALQAARTLGADADAPPQYARAV from the coding sequence GTGAGCGCGTTGTTCGAGCCCGTCACCCTCAGGTCCCTGACCGTCCGCAACCGGGTCTGGATGGCCCCGATGTGCCAGTACAGCGCCGAGACGGCCGGCCCCGGCACCGGGGTGGCGGGCGACTGGCACTTCGCGCACTACGCGGCGCGCGCCACCGGCGGCACCGGCCTCGTCCTCGTGGAGGCGACCGCCGTCTCCCCGGAGGGGCGGATCAGCCCGGCCGATCTCGGCCTGTGGAACGACGCCCAGACCGAGGGGCTGCGCCGCATCACCGCCTTCCTGAGGAGCCAGGGCACGGTGGCCGGCATCCAGCTCGCCCACGCGGGGCGCAAGGCCTCCACCGACCGCCCCTGGAAGGGCGGCGCGCCGGTCGGCCCCGACGAGGAGGGGTGGCAGCCCGTGGGCCCGAGCCCGCTCCCCTTCGCCGAAGGACACCCCGTGCCCGACGAGCTGACCCGGGAGCAGATCGCGGCGATCACCGGGCAGTTCGCCGACGCGGCGCGCCGCGCGCTGGAGGCCGGCTTCGAGGTCGTGGAGGTGCACGGCGCCCACGGTTACCTGATCGGCGAGTTCCTCTCCCCGCACAGCAACCACCGCACGGACGAGTACGGAGGCTCCTTCGAGAACCGCACCCGCTTCGCGCTCGAGGTCGTCGACGCGGTGCGCGCCGTCTGGCCGGCCGAACTGCCGCTGCTCTTCCGGATCTCGGCCACGGACTGGCTGGACGAGGGCGGCTGGACCGCCGACGACACCGTCCGCTTCGCCGCGGAGCTGAAGGAGCACGGGGTCGACCTGCTGGACGTCTCCACCGGAGGCAACGCCTCCGGGGTCCGGATACCGACCGGCCCCGGCTACCAGGTCCCCTTCGCCGCCCGGGTCCGCGCCGAGACCGGGCTCCCGGTGGCGGCGGTCGGGCTGATCACCGATCCCGCCCAGGCGGAGAAGATCCTCGCCAACGGCGAGGCGGACGCCGTGTTCCTCGGCCGGGAACTGCTCCGCAACCCCTTCTGGGCACTCCAGGCCGCGCGGACGCTGGGCGCGGACGCGGACGCGCCGCCGCAGTACGCGCGGGCGGTCTGA
- a CDS encoding sirohydrochlorin chelatase, whose protein sequence is MSSPTGPAPGLPVRMPRPRQSGRHRRPEPVAAPEGAPALVLAVPGAPAPTMRALAEEVISIARSELPGLDVGIGYVEGDDAEYPSLAAVVAGVSAQRTERYEIALAAGREVAEPQGPAAVVVPLLVGPDNAQMRRIRQGVMDSGAVAELTDVLGPHPLLAEAVHVRLSEAGLARADRARLFTVATAADGIILATVGGEEAVQAAGITGMLLAARLAVPVMAAALDEEGSVAAIAEKLRGSGSAQLALAPYLVGPELPEGLLDSAAKDAGCATAEALGAYPAIGKLVLSQYTTALGISQPQGTQQR, encoded by the coding sequence ATGAGCTCCCCCACTGGGCCCGCACCCGGCCTGCCAGTACGAATGCCGCGCCCCCGTCAGTCCGGGCGACACCGCCGCCCGGAACCGGTGGCCGCTCCCGAGGGCGCACCCGCCCTCGTGCTCGCCGTGCCCGGCGCCCCCGCGCCCACCATGCGCGCCCTGGCCGAAGAGGTCATAAGCATCGCCCGGTCCGAGCTGCCCGGCCTGGACGTCGGCATCGGCTACGTCGAGGGGGACGACGCCGAGTACCCCTCGCTGGCGGCCGTGGTCGCGGGCGTCTCCGCCCAGCGCACCGAGCGCTACGAGATCGCGCTCGCCGCCGGCCGCGAGGTCGCCGAGCCGCAGGGCCCCGCCGCGGTCGTGGTGCCGCTGCTGGTGGGACCGGACAACGCGCAGATGCGCCGGATCCGTCAGGGCGTCATGGACAGCGGCGCGGTCGCGGAGCTGACCGACGTGCTCGGCCCGCACCCGCTGCTCGCCGAGGCCGTGCACGTGCGCCTGTCGGAGGCCGGGCTCGCCCGCGCCGACCGTGCGCGCCTGTTCACGGTGGCCACCGCTGCCGACGGCATCATCCTGGCGACCGTGGGCGGCGAGGAGGCCGTGCAGGCCGCCGGGATCACCGGCATGCTGCTCGCCGCGCGACTCGCGGTCCCGGTGATGGCCGCCGCGCTCGACGAGGAGGGTTCGGTCGCCGCGATCGCCGAGAAGCTGAGGGGCTCCGGCTCCGCGCAGCTGGCGCTCGCCCCTTACCTGGTCGGCCCCGAGCTGCCCGAGGGCCTGCTCGACTCGGCCGCGAAGGACGCGGGGTGCGCGACGGCCGAGGCGCTGGGCGCCTACCCGGCGATCGGCAAGCTCGTCCTGTCCCAGTACACGACGGCTCTGGGCATCAGCCAGCCGCAGGGCACGCAGCAGCGCTGA
- a CDS encoding N-acetylglucosamine kinase, with protein sequence MSAPLVLGVDSGGSGLRVALAEAGTAGAAEILAGRQPVRTGPDGIDAGHMREVLLPMARTLLEEAGRGGATVSAVVIGAAGMATLGDGLRAEMPRALAAALGARTVGLAADAVTAYAGALGQAPGAVVAAGTGMIAVGTDLTAWRRADGWGHLLGDCGSGAWIGRTGLEAALRAHDGRRGGSGALLARMTAVLGPPQEMPALLYPRTDRPAVLASFAPEVAACAARDGDAVAEGILARAAVAIAESAAAACPPAAAAPDGCRVSLTGGLFGIGDPLLVPLRAELARLAPHAVETPADGDPLAGALGLAGALATGSLRLPAHPTMLRVYDGSGRSLQSAHRRQQGTNPGI encoded by the coding sequence GTGAGCGCCCCGCTCGTCCTCGGGGTCGACTCCGGCGGCTCGGGACTGCGTGTCGCCCTCGCCGAGGCGGGGACGGCCGGCGCCGCCGAGATCCTGGCGGGCCGGCAGCCGGTCCGGACCGGCCCGGACGGCATCGACGCGGGACACATGCGGGAGGTGCTGCTGCCGATGGCGCGCACCCTGCTGGAGGAGGCGGGACGCGGCGGGGCCACCGTGTCCGCCGTGGTGATCGGCGCCGCGGGCATGGCCACCCTCGGCGACGGCCTGCGCGCGGAGATGCCCCGGGCGCTGGCGGCCGCGCTGGGCGCGCGCACCGTCGGCCTGGCGGCCGACGCGGTCACCGCGTACGCCGGCGCGCTCGGCCAGGCCCCCGGGGCGGTGGTCGCGGCCGGCACCGGAATGATCGCCGTGGGCACCGACCTCACCGCCTGGCGCAGGGCCGACGGCTGGGGGCACCTGCTCGGGGACTGCGGTTCGGGCGCGTGGATCGGCCGGACCGGCCTGGAGGCGGCGCTGCGTGCCCACGACGGGCGGCGCGGCGGGTCCGGCGCGCTGCTGGCACGGATGACGGCCGTGCTCGGGCCGCCGCAGGAGATGCCCGCCCTGCTCTATCCCCGCACGGACCGTCCGGCCGTCCTGGCCTCGTTCGCCCCGGAGGTCGCCGCCTGCGCCGCCCGGGACGGCGATGCGGTGGCGGAGGGCATCCTGGCGCGCGCGGCCGTGGCGATCGCCGAATCGGCCGCCGCGGCCTGCCCGCCGGCAGCGGCGGCGCCGGACGGCTGCCGGGTCTCCCTCACGGGCGGGCTGTTCGGGATCGGCGACCCCCTGCTGGTGCCGCTGCGGGCGGAACTGGCGCGTCTGGCCCCCCACGCCGTCGAGACGCCCGCGGACGGCGACCCGCTCGCGGGCGCGCTCGGCCTGGCCGGGGCGCTGGCCACCGGATCGCTGCGGCTGCCCGCGCACCCGACGATGCTCCGCGTATACGACGGATCAGGGCGGAGCCTCCAGAGCGCGCACCGCCGACAACAGGGGACCAACCCGGGCATATGA
- a CDS encoding DUF305 domain-containing protein: protein MLKPRRNRRARTRYALAAAVCAGLLLSACDSAPAPDSGTDAAKGGGPSVVAPGRPGEPARTLSAEEAAKELPDDKPNSADRGYVEMMIVHHQQALEMTSLAGDRAGSDRVRKLADRIAAAQKPEVDAMKGWQQTEGVRNGSGGHGHDHGSMPGMATAAQLTQLRNAKGAAFDELFLKLMITHHQGAVTMATEVLTEGNNVRVEEMANDVISQQTSEIGRMRDM from the coding sequence GTGTTGAAGCCCCGCAGGAACCGCCGCGCCCGCACCCGGTACGCGCTGGCCGCGGCTGTCTGCGCCGGCCTGCTCCTCTCGGCGTGCGACTCGGCCCCGGCCCCGGACTCGGGGACGGACGCCGCGAAGGGCGGCGGACCGTCGGTGGTGGCCCCCGGCCGGCCCGGTGAGCCCGCCAGAACCCTGTCGGCGGAGGAGGCCGCGAAGGAACTCCCCGACGACAAGCCGAACTCGGCGGACCGCGGCTACGTCGAGATGATGATCGTCCATCACCAGCAGGCGCTGGAGATGACCTCGCTGGCCGGCGACCGCGCCGGGTCGGACCGGGTGCGGAAGCTCGCCGACCGCATCGCGGCGGCGCAGAAGCCCGAAGTGGACGCGATGAAGGGCTGGCAGCAGACCGAGGGCGTGCGGAACGGCTCCGGCGGCCACGGCCACGACCACGGGTCGATGCCCGGAATGGCCACCGCGGCCCAGCTCACCCAGCTGCGGAACGCGAAGGGGGCGGCCTTCGACGAGCTGTTCCTCAAGCTGATGATCACCCATCACCAGGGCGCGGTCACCATGGCGACCGAGGTCCTGACCGAGGGGAACAACGTGCGCGTCGAGGAGATGGCCAACGACGTGATCTCGCAGCAGACCAGCGAGATCGGCCGCATGCGCGACATGTGA
- a CDS encoding LVIVD repeat-containing protein, whose protein sequence is MTLLHTTRARRRQLGVAAAAAGLLATLLTAGPAAAIPDPGDPPARGKAAAGVAAETRQAIESGDVPGVDEVVHSDNIEHVTNLPKDALQGTNSDLAFQGRYAFAGNYDGFTIYDIRNPRSPKTVAQVLCPGSQNDISVSGDLLFLSTDSSRSDDSCSSTTQPASEKSSWEGMKIFDISDIRNPKYIAAVETACGSHTHTLVPERRNVYVYVSSYSPNAAFPDCQPPHDGISVIKVPRKAPQQAAVVNFPVLFPGEGPDGGGNPGAPTNPGVSKTTGCHDVTVLPSKDLAAGACMGDGILFDIKDPERPKVIDRVQDNVNFAFWHSATFNQKADKVVFTDELGGGGGATCNAEVGPNRGADGIYDIKGKGDKRKLVFRSYYKIDRHQAATENCVAHNGSLIPVKGRDIMVQAWYQGGVSVWDFTDSSRPKEIGYFERGPLSATTNVTGGSWSAYYYNGYIYSNDMAKGFDVLKIDDRRTDPAKRVRTDELNVQTQPDYFDRSHGWGRWDD, encoded by the coding sequence GTGACCCTGTTGCACACCACCCGTGCTCGGCGCAGACAGTTGGGCGTGGCGGCCGCCGCGGCCGGCCTGCTGGCCACGCTCCTGACGGCGGGGCCCGCGGCGGCCATCCCCGATCCGGGCGATCCGCCGGCCCGGGGCAAGGCCGCCGCCGGTGTCGCGGCCGAGACCCGGCAGGCGATCGAGAGCGGTGACGTCCCGGGCGTGGACGAAGTCGTCCACAGCGACAACATCGAGCACGTCACCAATCTCCCCAAGGACGCCCTCCAGGGGACCAATTCGGACCTGGCCTTCCAGGGCCGTTACGCCTTCGCCGGCAACTACGACGGCTTCACGATCTACGACATCCGCAACCCGAGGTCGCCGAAGACCGTGGCCCAGGTCCTGTGCCCCGGTTCCCAGAACGACATCAGCGTCTCGGGCGACCTGCTCTTCCTGTCGACCGACTCCTCGCGCAGCGACGACTCGTGCAGCAGCACGACGCAGCCCGCCAGCGAGAAGTCGTCGTGGGAGGGCATGAAGATCTTCGACATCAGCGACATCCGCAACCCGAAGTACATCGCCGCCGTCGAGACCGCGTGCGGGTCGCACACCCACACGCTCGTCCCCGAGCGCAGGAACGTCTACGTGTACGTCTCCTCGTACTCGCCGAACGCCGCGTTCCCCGACTGCCAGCCGCCGCACGACGGGATCTCCGTCATCAAGGTGCCGCGCAAGGCCCCGCAGCAGGCCGCCGTGGTCAACTTCCCGGTGCTGTTCCCGGGCGAGGGCCCCGACGGCGGCGGCAACCCCGGCGCGCCCACCAACCCGGGCGTCTCCAAGACCACGGGCTGCCACGACGTCACGGTGCTCCCGTCCAAGGACCTGGCCGCCGGCGCCTGCATGGGCGACGGCATCCTGTTCGACATCAAGGACCCGGAGCGGCCGAAGGTCATCGACCGCGTCCAGGACAACGTGAACTTCGCGTTCTGGCACTCGGCGACCTTCAACCAGAAGGCCGACAAGGTCGTCTTCACCGACGAGCTCGGCGGCGGCGGCGGTGCCACCTGCAACGCTGAGGTGGGCCCGAACCGCGGCGCCGACGGCATCTACGACATCAAGGGCAAGGGCGACAAGCGCAAGCTGGTCTTCCGCAGCTACTACAAGATCGACCGCCACCAGGCCGCCACCGAGAACTGCGTCGCCCACAACGGCTCGCTGATCCCGGTCAAGGGCCGCGACATCATGGTCCAGGCCTGGTACCAGGGCGGCGTCTCGGTGTGGGACTTCACCGACTCGTCACGGCCGAAGGAGATCGGCTACTTCGAGCGCGGCCCGCTCAGCGCCACCACCAACGTCACGGGAGGCTCGTGGTCCGCGTACTACTACAACGGCTACATCTACTCCAACGACATGGCCAAGGGCTTCGACGTCCTGAAGATCGACGACCGGCGCACCGACCCTGCTAAGCGGGTGCGGACGGACGAGCTCAACGTCCAGACACAGCCCGACTACTTCGACAGGTCACACGGCTGGGGCCGCTGGGACGACTGA
- a CDS encoding ArsR/SmtB family transcription factor, with the protein MTTVTSARTLAHPARDEIRLDGVLHALADPMRMTVVRELAAASGELSCSCFDLPVTKSTTTHHFRVLRESGVIRQVYRGTAKMNELRREELDELFPGLLDVVLAAADREADRLGDI; encoded by the coding sequence GTGACCACCGTGACCAGCGCCCGAACGCTCGCACACCCCGCACGTGACGAGATCCGGCTGGACGGAGTGCTCCATGCCCTCGCCGACCCCATGCGCATGACGGTGGTCAGGGAGCTGGCCGCGGCCTCCGGTGAGCTCTCCTGCTCCTGCTTCGACCTGCCGGTCACCAAGTCCACGACCACCCACCACTTCCGCGTGCTCCGCGAGAGCGGTGTGATCCGTCAGGTGTACCGCGGCACGGCCAAGATGAACGAGCTGCGGCGCGAGGAGCTGGACGAGCTCTTCCCCGGCCTGCTGGACGTCGTCCTCGCGGCCGCCGACCGTGAGGCGGACCGCCTCGGCGACATCTGA
- a CDS encoding TetR/AcrR family transcriptional regulator — protein MSPRSAEVNEELRRRSRERLLQATVELVDERGYEATTLGDIADRAGSARGLISYYFPGKRQLLQSAVHRLMHRSLAAGLEREPRTDDGRERLARAIDAILGLAADHPVLMRTHMAGILQADGFVQCPEQQRLAALLRDTVERYGAADVDAEYPLLRALLMGAVFAVLLPGAPMPRARLRAELFQRYGLDWELGAPPGGGPPGGAPAAVPGQSSQRPQPCDLSK, from the coding sequence ATGAGCCCGCGGAGCGCAGAGGTCAATGAAGAGCTGCGGAGACGATCTCGGGAGCGGCTGCTCCAGGCGACCGTGGAGCTGGTCGACGAGCGGGGGTACGAGGCGACGACCCTCGGCGACATCGCCGACCGGGCGGGCTCCGCACGGGGTCTGATCTCGTACTACTTCCCGGGCAAGCGCCAGCTCCTGCAGTCGGCGGTGCACCGGCTGATGCACCGGTCGCTCGCGGCGGGCCTGGAGCGGGAGCCGCGCACGGACGACGGGCGGGAGCGGCTCGCGCGGGCGATCGACGCGATCCTGGGACTGGCGGCCGACCATCCGGTGCTGATGCGCACGCACATGGCGGGCATCCTCCAGGCCGACGGCTTCGTGCAGTGCCCGGAGCAGCAGCGGCTGGCGGCCCTGCTGCGCGACACGGTCGAGCGGTACGGGGCGGCCGACGTGGACGCGGAGTACCCGCTGCTGCGGGCCCTGCTGATGGGCGCGGTGTTCGCCGTGCTGCTGCCGGGCGCGCCGATGCCCCGCGCGCGGCTGCGCGCGGAGCTGTTCCAGCGGTACGGGCTGGACTGGGAGCTCGGGGCCCCGCCGGGCGGTGGTCCGCCCGGCGGGGCCCCTGCGGCCGTACCGGGTCAGTCGTCCCAGCGGCCCCAGCCGTGTGACCTGTCGAAGTAG
- a CDS encoding WD40/YVTN/BNR-like repeat-containing protein: MTEVLLTVGTRKGLFIGRGSGGSWEFDGPHFAAQAVYSIGIDTRGETPRLLVGGDSAHWGPSVFHSDDLGTTWVEPDRPAVKFPKETGASLERVWQLHPASAAEPEVVYAGTEPAALFRSEDRGESFSLVRPLWEHPTRSQWVPGGGGEAVHTVVTDARDTRAVTVAVSTAGVFRSRDGGTSWAPSNDGVSAVFLPDPHPEFGQCVHKIAQDAADPDRLYLQNHWGVYRSDDAGATWTDIGAGLPSDFGFAMVAHPHRADTAYVFPITADSDRVPADRRCRVFRTRDAGATWEALSTGLPQGDHFGTVLRDAMCTDGADPAGIYFGNRNGEVYASADDGDTWRQLAAHLPDVLCVRAAVLR; encoded by the coding sequence ATGACGGAAGTACTGCTCACCGTGGGTACACGCAAGGGGCTCTTCATCGGCCGCGGCAGCGGCGGGTCGTGGGAGTTCGACGGCCCGCACTTCGCCGCGCAGGCCGTGTACTCGATCGGCATCGACACCCGCGGGGAGACACCCCGGCTGCTGGTGGGCGGCGACAGCGCGCACTGGGGCCCGTCCGTCTTCCACTCCGACGACCTGGGCACGACCTGGGTGGAGCCGGACCGGCCCGCCGTGAAGTTCCCCAAGGAGACCGGCGCCTCCCTGGAACGGGTGTGGCAGCTCCACCCGGCGTCCGCCGCCGAGCCGGAGGTGGTCTACGCCGGCACCGAGCCTGCGGCCCTGTTCCGCTCCGAGGACCGCGGTGAGAGCTTCTCCCTGGTGCGCCCCCTGTGGGAGCACCCCACCCGCTCCCAGTGGGTGCCCGGCGGCGGCGGCGAGGCCGTGCACACGGTGGTGACCGATGCCCGGGACACCCGGGCGGTGACGGTGGCCGTGTCGACCGCCGGGGTCTTCCGGTCCCGGGACGGAGGCACCAGCTGGGCCCCGTCCAACGACGGCGTCTCCGCGGTCTTCCTGCCGGACCCGCACCCCGAGTTCGGCCAGTGCGTGCACAAGATCGCGCAGGACGCGGCCGATCCCGACCGGCTCTACCTGCAGAACCACTGGGGCGTCTACCGCAGCGACGACGCCGGCGCCACCTGGACGGACATCGGCGCCGGGCTCCCGTCCGACTTCGGCTTCGCCATGGTCGCCCATCCGCACCGCGCCGACACCGCGTACGTCTTCCCCATCACCGCGGACTCGGACCGTGTCCCGGCGGACCGGCGCTGCCGCGTCTTCCGCACCCGTGACGCCGGTGCGACCTGGGAGGCGCTGAGCACGGGCCTGCCGCAGGGCGACCACTTCGGCACCGTGCTCCGGGACGCCATGTGCACCGACGGGGCCGATCCGGCGGGCATCTATTTCGGCAACCGCAACGGCGAGGTGTACGCGAGCGCCGACGACGGCGACACCTGGCGGCAGTTGGCCGCCCACCTGCCGGACGTCCTGTGCGTACGGGCGGCGGTACTGCGCTGA
- a CDS encoding uracil-DNA glycosylase, whose amino-acid sequence MAARPLNELVEPGWAEALGPVAGRIAAMGDFLRAEIAAGRTYLPAGAHVLRAFQQPFDDVRVLIVGQDPYPTPGMAIGLSFAVAPEVRRLPGSLENIFRELHTDLGLPRPSNGDLTPWTRQGVLLLNRALTTAPGRPAAHRGKGWEEVTEQAIRALAARGKPLVSVLWGRDARNLRPLLGDLPAIESAHPSPMSADRGFFGSRPFSRVNDHLTRMGAQPVDWQLP is encoded by the coding sequence GTGGCAGCACGACCGTTGAACGAACTGGTGGAGCCCGGCTGGGCCGAGGCATTGGGTCCGGTCGCCGGACGCATCGCGGCGATGGGGGACTTCCTGCGCGCGGAGATCGCGGCGGGGAGGACCTATCTTCCCGCGGGGGCGCACGTGTTGCGCGCGTTCCAGCAGCCCTTCGACGACGTGCGGGTCCTGATAGTCGGTCAGGACCCCTACCCCACACCGGGGATGGCGATCGGGCTGAGCTTCGCCGTGGCGCCCGAGGTGCGGCGCCTGCCCGGCAGCCTGGAGAACATCTTCCGGGAACTCCACACCGATCTCGGCCTGCCGCGGCCGTCGAACGGCGATCTGACGCCGTGGACCCGGCAGGGCGTGCTCCTCCTCAACAGGGCGCTCACCACCGCGCCCGGCAGGCCCGCCGCCCATCGCGGCAAGGGCTGGGAAGAGGTGACCGAGCAGGCCATCCGCGCCCTGGCCGCCCGTGGCAAGCCCCTGGTGTCGGTGCTGTGGGGGCGCGACGCCCGCAATCTGCGCCCGCTGCTGGGCGATCTGCCCGCGATCGAGTCGGCCCATCCGTCGCCCATGTCGGCGGACCGCGGGTTCTTCGGCTCCCGCCCCTTCAGCCGGGTCAACGACCACCTGACGCGCATGGGCGCACAGCCCGTCGACTGGCAGCTGCCCTGA
- a CDS encoding M56 family metallopeptidase codes for MMVSLALLLLGAVAAVVAPRLMMRGDWAEREPVVALWFWQCVVAAVLLCFALSMVFSAAAAWQLVRGHVFAPAPHGVVEAYALGAIGPWSAVLAVVLACGGLWTGAMLTREIVRSGARRRARRRELLVRSPLLPGEEPGDAPLVVLEGERPDAWWLPGAAPRLVVTTAALRRLKGRQLDAVLAHEQGHANARHDWLLHCSSALAGGFPQIPVFAAFRDEMHRLVELAADDVASRRFGRLTIALALVELNEERGAFGPCPTPGAQVPQRVDRLLSPVPRFTAGRRLRLTAAAALVPVVPLFVAFVPALHALR; via the coding sequence ATGATGGTCTCGCTCGCGCTGCTGCTGCTCGGCGCCGTGGCCGCCGTCGTCGCCCCGAGGCTGATGATGCGTGGTGACTGGGCGGAGCGTGAGCCCGTGGTCGCCCTCTGGTTCTGGCAGTGCGTGGTGGCAGCCGTCCTCCTCTGTTTCGCCCTGTCGATGGTCTTCAGCGCCGCCGCCGCCTGGCAGTTGGTCCGGGGTCATGTGTTCGCCCCCGCGCCGCACGGCGTCGTCGAGGCCTACGCGCTGGGGGCGATCGGCCCCTGGTCCGCTGTGCTGGCCGTCGTGCTGGCCTGCGGGGGCCTGTGGACCGGCGCCATGCTCACCCGCGAGATCGTCCGGTCCGGCGCCCGCCGCCGGGCCAGGAGGCGGGAGTTGCTGGTGCGCTCGCCGCTGCTGCCCGGCGAGGAGCCGGGCGACGCACCCCTCGTCGTGCTGGAGGGCGAACGCCCCGACGCCTGGTGGCTGCCGGGGGCGGCGCCCCGGCTCGTCGTCACCACCGCGGCACTGCGGCGGCTCAAGGGGCGGCAGCTCGACGCCGTTCTCGCCCATGAGCAGGGCCACGCCAACGCCCGGCACGACTGGCTGCTGCACTGCTCCTCGGCGCTGGCGGGCGGCTTCCCGCAGATCCCGGTGTTCGCCGCCTTCCGCGACGAGATGCACCGGCTGGTCGAACTGGCCGCCGACGACGTGGCCTCGCGCCGGTTCGGCCGGCTGACCATCGCCCTCGCCCTCGTCGAACTCAACGAGGAGCGCGGGGCGTTCGGACCGTGCCCCACACCGGGGGCCCAGGTGCCGCAGCGGGTGGACCGGCTGCTGAGCCCCGTCCCCCGGTTCACCGCGGGCCGGCGCCTCAGGCTCACGGCGGCGGCGGCGCTGGTGCCCGTCGTCCCGCTGTTCGTCGCCTTCGTCCCGGCCCTGCACGCACTGCGCTGA